The following proteins come from a genomic window of Streptomyces sp. GS7:
- a CDS encoding fumarylacetoacetate hydrolase family protein: protein MRIARFSIDGNVGFGVLEGDELDVIKGHPFAEFERSGQKVPLDKVRLLPPVLPNKVVGVGRNYAEHAAELGNEVPEVPVTFFKPSTSVIGPGDPIAYPSFSQEVHHEAELAVVIGRMCREVPRERAKDVILGYTCANDVTARDVQRREKQWARAKGFDGSCPLGPWVETGLDPAAIAAGLAIQCTVNGEQRQLGRTSEMIRPIEDLIVHITEAMTLLPGDVILTGTPAGVGPLNVGDEVAVTIEGIGTLTNKVIKRG from the coding sequence GTGCGCATCGCCAGATTCTCCATCGACGGCAACGTCGGCTTCGGCGTCCTCGAAGGCGACGAACTCGACGTCATCAAGGGGCATCCCTTCGCGGAATTCGAGCGCTCGGGCCAAAAGGTCCCCCTCGACAAGGTCCGGCTGCTGCCGCCGGTCCTCCCCAACAAGGTCGTGGGCGTCGGCCGCAACTACGCCGAGCACGCCGCCGAGCTGGGCAACGAGGTCCCGGAGGTGCCGGTCACCTTCTTCAAGCCGTCCACCTCGGTGATCGGCCCCGGCGACCCCATCGCGTACCCCTCCTTCTCCCAGGAGGTGCACCACGAGGCGGAACTCGCCGTCGTCATCGGCCGGATGTGCCGCGAGGTGCCCCGCGAGCGTGCGAAGGACGTCATCCTCGGCTACACCTGCGCCAACGATGTCACCGCGCGCGACGTCCAGCGGCGCGAGAAGCAGTGGGCCAGGGCCAAGGGCTTCGACGGCTCCTGCCCCCTGGGCCCCTGGGTCGAGACCGGCCTGGACCCGGCGGCGATCGCCGCGGGCCTCGCCATCCAGTGCACCGTCAACGGCGAACAGCGCCAGCTCGGCCGCACCAGCGAGATGATCCGCCCGATCGAGGACCTGATCGTCCACATCACCGAGGCGATGACGCTGCTCCCCGGCGACGTCATCCTCACGGGCACCCCGGCCGGGGTCGGCCCGCTC
- a CDS encoding sensor histidine kinase: protein MQGRFKRDGNAAADPELRGETDRAQTPGGDAADGGKPKTSPTGPGNRIALRNWRISTRLVSLLALPVVAATTLGGMRIATQLDNIDQQDKMQLLTEMTRQATELADALQVERDKSAGPLAGTGNAKDDANVVAPREATDRAKVSFNQATGDIKADDTTMAGVRATILEIGRQLNTLNEIRANAYNDDNNVARTVTSYNQLINSLLQLSQDMALATSNPDMIRSTRALAAFSSAKEYASMQRALVSAGLAHSGGPQLSANDRQAGHTAEDDEKAARDRFAQIYSGNAGALTRGLDGNNDEIKAAVAFAHRAFNSPSGIRSQEYKYLDWYDSDTVKIDEMSRIETSLLSEMDQKSRELRDAATQDAIINGAVILLVLGVSLVGAFVVARSMVRSLRRLQDTAQKVAQDRLPELVKQLSEADPQDVDTSVESVGVHSRDEIGRVAAAFDDVHREAVRLASEQALLRGNVNAMFTNLSRRSQGLIQRQLSLISELESREADPDQLSSLFKLDHLATRMRRNGENLLVLAGEEPGRRWTRPVPLVDVLRAAASEVEQYERIELNAVPQTEVAGRVVNDLVHLLAELLENATSFSSPQTKVKVTGHALPDGRVLVEIHDTGIGLSPEDLSAINERLASPPTVDVSVSRRMGLFVVGRLSLRHGIRIQLRPSDSGGTTALVMLPVDVAQGGKKPAPSNAKGTGDVAGGPSSRLAGLQPRGQVGSGPGGRPALPGRGGPGGAPNAFGSAAPDSRTAPARGGDARSAGARPALPTRGADGAPAPAVAPPAGVPGRDERPQLPARNAAGELPGSGPGQDARDPRDTARPTDGSLGVRRDRGSSDDWPLAPREAQDQPRGHEDPEGTGSFERPAPAAGPGDTSAFARPDFGAPRPDAARGPAPRAGGGRPARTGSADGPGGTGQFPLPDGDSGQTGQYARPDSDTGRYDTGRPETAGRYGADPFAPRQPEATGEFPRPDGGSGQTGQYARPDGDTGQFPLPDGDSGQTGQYARPDSDTGRYDTGQFARPEGDRPAAGPAPAGGDVLDGADAGPGDGRTPIFDTIESNWFNHPASAAAGVPPRTGDRADRADRAEAAPLPRRGAEQDGAAPAAGPAGGARDAAPAPADATAQWRTSPNDETWRQAEQIRQPASGGVTTSGLPRRVPRANLVAGTAQQQSPQNGPQVSRAPSEVRGRLTNLRRGIQQGRQAGTSSTGNHGIVDPTHQQER, encoded by the coding sequence GTGCAGGGACGTTTCAAGAGGGATGGCAACGCTGCGGCTGACCCGGAGCTGCGCGGCGAGACCGACCGCGCACAGACTCCGGGCGGGGACGCCGCGGACGGTGGCAAGCCCAAGACCAGCCCCACCGGGCCCGGAAACCGAATAGCGCTGCGCAACTGGCGCATCAGCACCCGCCTGGTCTCCCTGCTCGCGCTTCCCGTCGTCGCCGCGACCACACTCGGCGGCATGCGCATCGCGACCCAGCTGGACAACATCGACCAGCAGGACAAGATGCAGCTGCTCACCGAGATGACGCGTCAGGCGACCGAGCTCGCCGACGCGCTCCAGGTCGAGCGGGACAAGTCGGCCGGCCCGCTGGCCGGCACGGGCAACGCCAAGGACGACGCCAACGTGGTCGCGCCCCGCGAGGCGACCGACCGCGCCAAAGTGTCGTTCAACCAGGCCACCGGGGACATCAAGGCCGACGACACCACGATGGCCGGCGTCCGGGCCACCATCCTGGAGATCGGGCGCCAGCTCAACACCCTCAACGAGATCCGCGCCAACGCGTACAACGACGACAACAACGTCGCGCGGACCGTCACCTCCTACAACCAGCTGATCAACTCCCTGCTCCAGCTGTCCCAGGACATGGCGCTGGCCACCAGCAACCCGGACATGATCCGCAGCACCCGCGCACTGGCCGCGTTCTCGTCGGCCAAGGAGTACGCGTCGATGCAGCGCGCCCTGGTCAGCGCGGGCCTGGCGCACTCCGGCGGCCCCCAGCTGTCCGCCAACGACCGGCAGGCCGGCCACACCGCCGAGGACGACGAGAAGGCCGCCCGCGACCGCTTCGCGCAGATCTACAGCGGCAACGCCGGCGCGCTCACCCGCGGTCTGGACGGCAACAACGACGAGATCAAGGCCGCGGTCGCGTTCGCGCACCGCGCGTTCAACAGCCCCAGCGGCATCCGCAGCCAGGAGTACAAGTACCTCGACTGGTACGACTCGGACACCGTCAAGATCGACGAGATGTCCCGCATCGAGACCTCGCTGCTGTCCGAGATGGACCAGAAGTCCCGCGAGCTGCGCGACGCAGCCACCCAGGACGCCATCATCAACGGTGCGGTGATCCTGCTGGTCCTCGGCGTCTCGCTGGTCGGCGCGTTCGTCGTGGCCCGGTCCATGGTCCGCTCGCTGCGCCGCCTCCAGGACACCGCGCAGAAGGTTGCCCAGGACCGGCTGCCCGAGCTGGTCAAGCAGCTGTCCGAGGCCGACCCGCAGGACGTGGACACCTCCGTCGAGTCGGTCGGTGTGCACAGCCGGGACGAGATCGGCCGGGTGGCCGCGGCCTTCGACGACGTGCACCGCGAGGCGGTCCGGCTGGCGTCGGAGCAGGCGCTGCTGCGGGGCAACGTCAACGCGATGTTCACCAACCTCTCGCGCCGCTCCCAGGGTCTGATCCAGCGTCAGCTCTCGCTGATCTCCGAACTGGAGTCCCGCGAGGCCGACCCGGACCAGCTCTCCTCCCTCTTCAAGCTCGACCACCTCGCCACGCGTATGCGCCGTAACGGCGAGAACCTCCTCGTCCTCGCGGGTGAGGAGCCGGGCCGCCGGTGGACCCGGCCGGTGCCGCTGGTCGACGTCCTCCGCGCCGCCGCGTCCGAGGTGGAGCAGTACGAGCGGATCGAGCTGAACGCGGTACCGCAGACCGAGGTCGCCGGCCGGGTCGTCAACGACCTCGTGCACCTGCTCGCCGAGCTGCTGGAGAACGCGACCTCGTTCTCCTCGCCGCAGACCAAGGTCAAGGTGACCGGTCACGCGCTGCCCGACGGCCGCGTCCTGGTCGAGATCCACGACACCGGCATCGGCCTGTCCCCCGAGGACCTGTCGGCGATCAACGAGCGGCTGGCCAGCCCGCCGACCGTGGACGTCTCGGTGTCCCGGCGGATGGGTCTGTTCGTGGTCGGCCGGCTGTCGCTGCGGCACGGCATCCGCATCCAGCTGCGGCCGTCCGACTCCGGCGGCACCACCGCCCTGGTCATGCTGCCGGTCGACGTCGCCCAGGGCGGCAAGAAGCCGGCGCCGAGCAACGCCAAGGGCACCGGCGACGTCGCCGGCGGCCCCTCCAGCCGGCTGGCCGGACTCCAGCCGCGCGGCCAGGTGGGCTCCGGTCCCGGCGGGCGGCCCGCGCTGCCCGGCCGCGGCGGCCCCGGTGGCGCGCCGAACGCGTTCGGCTCCGCCGCTCCCGACAGCCGTACGGCCCCGGCCCGCGGCGGCGACGCCCGGTCGGCCGGCGCGCGGCCCGCGCTGCCCACCCGTGGCGCGGACGGCGCCCCGGCCCCGGCCGTGGCCCCGCCCGCCGGCGTGCCCGGCCGCGACGAGCGGCCCCAGCTGCCGGCGCGGAACGCCGCGGGCGAACTGCCGGGCAGCGGCCCCGGCCAGGACGCCCGGGACCCCCGGGACACCGCCCGGCCGACGGACGGTTCGCTCGGCGTACGCCGCGACCGCGGCTCCTCCGACGACTGGCCGCTGGCGCCCCGCGAGGCGCAGGACCAGCCGCGCGGCCACGAGGACCCCGAGGGCACCGGCAGCTTCGAGCGGCCCGCCCCGGCCGCCGGCCCCGGCGACACCTCGGCGTTCGCCCGTCCCGACTTCGGCGCACCGCGCCCGGATGCGGCCCGCGGGCCGGCTCCGCGCGCGGGCGGCGGGCGGCCGGCGCGGACCGGTTCGGCCGACGGGCCGGGCGGCACGGGCCAGTTCCCGCTCCCCGACGGCGACAGCGGGCAGACCGGGCAGTACGCCCGACCCGACAGCGACACCGGCCGGTACGACACCGGGCGGCCGGAGACCGCCGGCAGGTACGGCGCCGACCCGTTCGCGCCCCGGCAGCCGGAGGCCACCGGGGAGTTCCCGCGCCCCGACGGCGGCAGCGGGCAGACCGGCCAGTACGCCCGACCGGACGGCGACACCGGGCAGTTCCCGCTCCCCGACGGCGACAGCGGGCAGACCGGGCAGTACGCCCGACCCGACAGCGACACCGGCCGGTACGACACCGGCCAGTTCGCGCGCCCCGAGGGCGACCGGCCGGCGGCCGGCCCCGCCCCGGCCGGCGGCGATGTGCTCGACGGCGCGGACGCCGGCCCCGGGGACGGCCGTACGCCGATCTTCGACACCATCGAGTCCAACTGGTTCAACCACCCGGCCTCGGCGGCCGCCGGTGTACCGCCACGGACCGGCGACCGCGCAGACCGCGCGGACCGCGCCGAGGCGGCGCCGCTGCCGCGCCGCGGGGCCGAGCAGGACGGCGCGGCACCCGCCGCGGGGCCGGCCGGCGGCGCCCGCGATGCCGCGCCGGCGCCGGCCGACGCCACGGCGCAGTGGCGCACCTCGCCGAACGACGAGACCTGGCGGCAGGCCGAGCAGATACGCCAGCCCGCCTCGGGCGGCGTGACCACGTCCGGGCTGCCCCGCCGGGTCCCCCGCGCCAACCTCGTCGCGGGCACCGCCCAGCAGCAGTCCCCCCAGAACGGTCCGCAGGTCTCGCGCGCGCCCAGTGAGGTGCGCGGGCGGCTGACCAATCTCCGCCGCGGTATCCAGCAGGGCCGGCAGGCCGGGACGTCGTCCACCGGCAACCACGGCATTGTCGATCCCACTCACCAGCAGGAGCGTTAG
- a CDS encoding roadblock/LC7 domain-containing protein, giving the protein MSQAAQNLNWLITNFVDNTPGVSHTVVVSADGLLLAMSEGFPRDRADQLAAVASGLTSLTSGASRIFEGGSVNQTVVEMERGFLFIMSVSDGSSLAVLAHPECDIGLVGYEMALLVDRAGTVLTPDLRAELQGSLLN; this is encoded by the coding sequence ATGAGCCAGGCGGCGCAGAATCTGAACTGGTTGATCACCAACTTCGTGGACAACACCCCCGGGGTGTCCCACACGGTCGTGGTCTCCGCGGACGGACTGCTCCTCGCCATGTCCGAGGGCTTCCCCCGCGACCGCGCCGACCAGTTGGCGGCGGTGGCCTCCGGCCTCACGTCGCTGACCTCCGGCGCCTCCCGCATCTTCGAGGGCGGGAGCGTCAACCAGACCGTGGTGGAGATGGAGCGCGGCTTCCTCTTCATCATGTCCGTCTCCGACGGATCGTCGCTGGCCGTACTGGCGCACCCCGAGTGCGACATCGGCCTCGTCGGTTACGAAATGGCCCTGCTGGTCGACCGCGCGGGCACCGTCCTGACGCCCGACCTGCGCGCCGAACTGCAGGGCAGCCTGCTGAACTGA
- a CDS encoding DUF742 domain-containing protein, which translates to MTPPPATSGPYGAYSSAPYGSEGDQPLVRPYAMTGGRTRPRYQLAIEALVSTTADPSQLPGLLPEHQRICHLCREVKSVAEVSALLHIPLGVARILVADLAEAGMVAIHQPGGSGEAGGTPDVTLLERVLSGLRKL; encoded by the coding sequence ATGACACCGCCACCCGCCACTTCCGGCCCGTACGGCGCCTACAGCTCAGCGCCGTACGGGAGCGAAGGTGACCAGCCGCTGGTGCGCCCCTACGCCATGACCGGAGGCCGGACCCGGCCCCGCTACCAGCTCGCCATAGAGGCGCTGGTGAGCACCACCGCCGACCCGTCCCAGCTGCCCGGTCTGCTGCCGGAGCACCAGCGGATCTGCCACCTGTGCCGCGAGGTGAAGTCGGTGGCCGAGGTCTCCGCGCTGCTGCACATCCCGCTGGGTGTGGCCCGGATCCTGGTGGCCGACCTGGCCGAGGCCGGGATGGTGGCGATCCACCAGCCGGGCGGCAGCGGCGAGGCGGGCGGCACGCCGGACGTGACCCTGCTGGAGAGGGTGCTCAGTGGACTTCGCAAGCTCTGA
- a CDS encoding GTP-binding protein produces the protein MDFASSDGGYEASPARATTSAKIVVAGGFGVGKTTFVGAVSEINPLRTEAVMTSASAGIDDLSHVQDKTTTTVAMDFGRITLDQDLILYLFGTPGQDRFWFMWDDLVRGAIGAVVLVDTRRLADCFPAVDYFENSGLPFVIALNGFEGHQPYTPDEVREALQIGPGTPIITTDARHRAEAKSALITLVEHALMARLQ, from the coding sequence GTGGACTTCGCAAGCTCTGACGGCGGCTACGAGGCGAGCCCGGCCCGCGCCACGACCTCCGCGAAGATCGTGGTGGCGGGCGGCTTCGGCGTGGGCAAGACCACGTTCGTCGGGGCCGTCTCGGAGATCAATCCGCTGCGTACGGAGGCCGTGATGACCTCCGCCTCCGCGGGGATCGACGATCTGAGCCACGTCCAGGACAAGACCACGACGACCGTGGCGATGGACTTCGGCCGGATCACCCTGGACCAGGACCTGATCCTGTACCTGTTCGGTACCCCGGGCCAGGACCGCTTCTGGTTCATGTGGGACGACCTCGTCCGCGGCGCCATCGGCGCCGTGGTGCTGGTCGACACCCGCCGCCTCGCCGACTGCTTCCCGGCCGTCGACTACTTCGAGAACAGCGGCCTGCCGTTCGTCATCGCCCTCAACGGCTTCGAGGGACACCAGCCCTACACACCGGACGAGGTGCGTGAGGCGCTGCAGATCGGCCCGGGGACGCCGATCATCACCACCGACGCCCGGCACCGCGCCGAGGCCAAGAGCGCGTTGATCACGCTCGTGGAACACGCGCTGATGGCCCGGCTCCAGTAG
- a CDS encoding sensor histidine kinase yields the protein MRRSTSSPEPQEPRRGNFTPPPRSGDVPASDASENPVAKPPVSGGKYSPRNWRVATRLNAILLIPVLLALILGVLRVNGSFGTWQDAQDAENTAKLVRSALSYSNALIDERDRTAAPLLKGKKDDPVVQQARDATDAAATQFHEAAKSMPDKPGLKRRLALFEKTEPKLAQLRQVAFTSKLQGVQTEEGYVGIQHPLMEFANELGLGTGNITSYGRTVYAISLAKAAASLERSIGTHLLVDPASPQGGKEHKTQLTAFASYRYLEGIAIGEYTSGGTPDDVSRLQKDGAALQQSAQQQIARAKEQAQAVGQTFRTPPSMDQMSTLIASGAAPETLAAQGVTSDAYFQAATGKFDMYRSIEKDLADKAVNEAGQISSDAKQSTFVESGIVLAALIAAFLVAGMMARRMSRNMRELRNAAFGVAEQRLPMLVDQLSRTDPGRVDTRVTPIPISTTDEIGEVARAFDQVHREAVRLAAEQALLRGNVNAIFTNLSSRNQGLIERQLELITNLENNEADPDQLENLFRLDHLATRMRRNGENLLILAGEEPGRRWNQPVPLIDVLRAATSEVESYERIELSGVPESDIHGTAVTDLIHLLSELLENATTFSSPQTKVKVAATRLPDGRIMIEIHDKGIGLTPEDFADINHKLANPPNVDAAISQRMGLFVVGRLADRHGIRVQLRPSGEQAGTTSLVMLPEAITHGGGGEDQFDETFTVSRIVPEHQHTPYESDHRTAAELGFDDNSYGHGDGAGGLDPVGRSLLREERRAALEAQATGGQPIGGQDDARPLFRDEVPSGHQGYAEPAYPEPAYPESGYPEPAYPEADQPLYNDRSHGGQAFGDPDPAQTTGQHPFTAPEPGPTGEWAERATYDGHFGTEAESDRNRPAAPADASERVTFERPGPTASAIHSLTDAGLPRRGGGSPQAQQRTEPETGQDDGSVWRSANDERWQRAERLRKPTAGGVTASGLPRRVPKANLVEGNAEQTAQGGPQVSRAPEDVRGRLSNLRRGVQQGRSAGMDPSSGVPQNDQQGFGPGSTYDQER from the coding sequence GTGAGGCGAAGCACGTCGAGCCCCGAGCCGCAGGAACCGCGGCGGGGCAACTTCACCCCGCCACCCCGCAGTGGTGACGTACCGGCTTCCGACGCGTCCGAGAACCCGGTCGCGAAGCCTCCGGTCAGCGGCGGGAAGTACTCCCCGCGGAACTGGCGGGTGGCCACGCGGCTGAACGCCATTCTGCTGATCCCGGTACTCCTCGCCCTCATATTGGGCGTCCTGCGGGTAAACGGCTCTTTCGGCACCTGGCAGGACGCACAGGACGCGGAGAACACCGCGAAACTCGTTCGCTCCGCGCTTTCCTACAGCAACGCCCTGATCGACGAGCGGGACCGCACCGCGGCGCCGCTGCTGAAGGGCAAGAAGGACGACCCGGTCGTCCAGCAGGCGCGGGACGCCACCGACGCCGCCGCGACGCAGTTCCACGAGGCCGCGAAGTCGATGCCCGACAAGCCGGGCCTCAAGCGCCGGCTGGCGCTGTTCGAGAAGACCGAGCCCAAGCTGGCGCAGCTGCGGCAGGTCGCCTTCACCTCCAAGCTCCAGGGCGTGCAGACCGAAGAGGGCTACGTCGGGATCCAGCACCCGCTCATGGAGTTCGCCAACGAGCTGGGCCTGGGCACCGGCAACATCACCTCCTACGGGCGCACCGTCTACGCCATCTCGCTGGCGAAGGCCGCCGCGTCGCTGGAGCGCTCGATCGGCACCCACCTCCTGGTCGACCCGGCCTCCCCGCAGGGCGGCAAGGAGCACAAGACGCAGCTGACCGCGTTCGCGTCGTACCGCTACCTGGAGGGCATCGCCATCGGCGAGTACACCTCCGGCGGTACGCCCGACGACGTGTCGCGGCTCCAGAAGGACGGCGCGGCGCTCCAGCAGTCGGCGCAGCAGCAGATCGCACGGGCAAAGGAGCAGGCTCAGGCCGTCGGCCAGACGTTCCGCACCCCGCCGTCGATGGACCAGATGTCGACGCTGATCGCGTCCGGCGCGGCGCCGGAGACGCTGGCCGCACAGGGTGTCACCTCCGACGCCTACTTCCAGGCCGCCACCGGCAAGTTCGACATGTACCGGTCCATCGAGAAGGACCTGGCGGACAAGGCGGTGAACGAGGCGGGGCAGATCTCCTCGGACGCCAAGCAGTCCACCTTCGTCGAATCGGGCATCGTGCTGGCCGCCCTGATCGCCGCGTTCCTGGTGGCCGGGATGATGGCCCGCCGGATGAGCCGCAACATGCGGGAGCTGCGCAACGCGGCCTTCGGCGTGGCCGAGCAGCGGCTGCCGATGCTGGTCGACCAGCTCTCCCGTACGGACCCGGGCCGGGTCGACACCCGGGTGACGCCGATCCCGATCTCCACCACCGACGAGATCGGCGAGGTCGCCCGCGCCTTCGACCAGGTGCACCGCGAGGCGGTCCGGTTGGCCGCCGAGCAGGCGCTGCTGCGGGGCAACGTCAACGCGATCTTCACCAACCTCTCCAGCCGCAACCAGGGCCTGATCGAGCGCCAGTTGGAGCTGATCACGAACCTGGAGAACAACGAGGCGGACCCGGACCAGCTGGAGAACCTCTTCCGGCTCGACCACCTCGCGACGCGTATGCGCCGCAACGGCGAGAACCTCCTGATCCTCGCGGGCGAGGAGCCGGGCCGCCGCTGGAACCAGCCGGTGCCGCTGATCGACGTGCTGCGGGCGGCGACGTCCGAGGTGGAGTCGTACGAGCGCATCGAGCTCAGCGGGGTCCCGGAGAGCGACATCCACGGCACCGCCGTGACCGACCTCATCCACCTGCTGTCCGAGCTGCTGGAGAACGCCACCACGTTCTCCTCCCCGCAGACCAAGGTGAAGGTGGCCGCGACCCGGCTGCCCGACGGCCGGATCATGATCGAGATCCACGACAAGGGCATCGGGCTGACCCCCGAGGACTTCGCGGACATCAACCACAAGCTGGCGAACCCGCCGAACGTGGACGCCGCGATCTCCCAGCGGATGGGCCTGTTCGTGGTCGGCCGGCTGGCCGACCGGCACGGGATCCGGGTCCAGCTGCGCCCCTCGGGCGAGCAGGCCGGCACCACGTCGCTGGTCATGCTGCCGGAGGCGATCACCCACGGCGGTGGCGGCGAGGACCAGTTCGACGAGACCTTCACCGTCTCCCGGATCGTCCCCGAGCACCAGCACACGCCGTACGAGAGCGACCACCGCACCGCGGCCGAGCTGGGCTTCGACGACAACTCCTACGGGCACGGCGACGGCGCGGGCGGGCTCGACCCGGTGGGCCGCTCGCTGCTCCGCGAGGAGCGGCGTGCGGCGCTGGAGGCCCAGGCGACCGGCGGGCAGCCGATCGGCGGCCAGGACGACGCCCGGCCGCTGTTCCGCGACGAGGTGCCGTCCGGCCACCAGGGCTACGCCGAGCCGGCCTACCCCGAACCGGCCTACCCCGAGTCCGGCTACCCCGAGCCGGCCTATCCGGAGGCCGATCAGCCGCTCTACAACGACCGCTCCCACGGCGGCCAGGCGTTCGGCGATCCGGACCCGGCGCAGACCACCGGCCAGCACCCCTTCACCGCACCGGAACCCGGCCCGACGGGCGAGTGGGCCGAACGCGCCACGTACGACGGCCACTTCGGAACCGAAGCGGAATCTGACCGGAATCGACCTGCCGCTCCCGCTGATGCGTCTGAGCGCGTAACATTCGAGCGTCCCGGCCCTACCGCGAGCGCGATCCACTCGCTGACCGACGCCGGCCTTCCGCGCCGCGGAGGCGGCTCCCCGCAGGCTCAGCAGCGGACCGAACCGGAGACCGGCCAGGACGACGGCTCTGTCTGGCGCAGCGCCAACGACGAGCGCTGGCAACGGGCGGAGCGACTGCGCAAGCCGACGGCGGGCGGGGTCACCGCATCCGGCCTTCCCCGGCGGGTGCCCAAGGCCAACCTGGTCGAGGGCAACGCGGAGCAGACCGCGCAGGGCGGCCCCCAGGTCTCCCGCGCCCCGGAGGACGTCCGCGGCAGGTTGAGCAATCTGCGCCGCGGTGTCCAGCAGGGACGCAGTGCCGGCATGGATCCCTCCTCGGGGGTCCCCCAGAATGACCAACAGGGCTTCGGCCCCGGCAGCACCTACGATCAGGAGCGTTAG
- a CDS encoding roadblock/LC7 domain-containing protein, giving the protein MSQAAQNLNWLITNFVDNTPGVSHTVVVSADGLLLAMSEGFPRDRADQLAAVASGLTSLTSGASRIFEGGSVNQTVVEMERGFLFIMSVSDGSSLAVLAHPECDIGLVGYEMALLVDRAGTVLTPDLRAELQGSLLN; this is encoded by the coding sequence ATGAGCCAGGCGGCGCAGAATCTGAACTGGTTGATCACCAACTTCGTGGACAACACCCCCGGGGTGTCCCACACGGTCGTGGTCTCCGCGGACGGTCTCCTCCTCGCCATGTCCGAGGGCTTCCCTCGGGACAGAGCAGATCAGTTGGCGGCGGTGGCCTCCGGCCTCACGTCGCTGACCTCCGGCGCCTCCCGCATCTTCGAGGGCGGGAGCGTCAACCAGACCGTGGTGGAGATGGAGCGCGGCTTCCTCTTCATCATGTCCGTCTCCGACGGATCGTCGCTGGCCGTACTGGCGCACCCCGAGTGCGACATCGGCCTCGTCGGTTACGAAATGGCCCTGCTGGTCGACCGCGCGGGCACCGTCCTGACGCCCGACCTGCGCGCCGAACTGCAGGGCAGCCTTCTCAACTAA
- a CDS encoding DUF742 domain-containing protein, with the protein MATPPSGYPYGPGQESGPQGDTHHNRFNFPSAPSRRQQRPQSPQPPQRAPQQPGPYGSRPSGPAPYEPSPYDQPQAPRIQPVQPHRPAPEPAPTGSNNPLVRPYAMTGGRTRPRYQLAIEALVSTTAEPAKLQGQLPEHQRICHLCREIKSVAEISALLSIPLGVARILVADLAEAGLVAIHQPGGDETAGGQPDVTLLERVLSGLRKL; encoded by the coding sequence GTGGCAACGCCCCCGAGCGGCTACCCGTACGGTCCCGGACAGGAGTCCGGTCCGCAGGGCGACACCCATCACAACCGCTTCAACTTCCCGTCTGCGCCGAGCCGCAGGCAGCAGCGGCCCCAGTCTCCGCAGCCGCCGCAGCGCGCCCCGCAGCAGCCCGGCCCGTACGGTTCCCGGCCCTCCGGGCCCGCGCCGTACGAGCCGTCGCCGTACGACCAGCCGCAGGCACCGCGCATCCAGCCGGTGCAGCCCCACCGGCCGGCTCCCGAGCCGGCCCCCACGGGCTCGAACAACCCGCTCGTGCGGCCGTACGCGATGACCGGGGGCCGGACCCGGCCGCGCTACCAGCTCGCCATCGAGGCGCTGGTCAGCACGACCGCCGAGCCCGCCAAGCTGCAGGGGCAGTTGCCGGAGCACCAGCGCATCTGCCACCTCTGCCGCGAGATCAAATCAGTGGCTGAGATCTCGGCCCTCCTCTCCATCCCCCTCGGCGTCGCCCGGATCCTCGTCGCCGACCTGGCGGAGGCCGGACTCGTCGCCATCCATCAGCCCGGCGGAGACGAGACCGCCGGCGGACAGCCAGATGTGACACTGCTCGAAAGGGTGCTCAGTGGACTTCGCAAGCTCTAG
- a CDS encoding GTP-binding protein, translating to MDFASSSGAARSTTSAKIVVAGGFGVGKTTFVGAVSEINPLRTEAVMTSASAGIDDLTHAPDKTTTTVAMDFGRITLDQDLILYLFGTPGQDRFWFMWDDLVRGAIGAVVLVDTRRLADCFPAVDYFENSGLPFVIALNGFDGHQPYTPDEVREALQIGPDAPIITTDARHRSEAKSALITLVEHALMARLR from the coding sequence GTGGACTTCGCAAGCTCTAGCGGTGCAGCCCGCTCCACCACCTCCGCGAAGATCGTGGTGGCGGGCGGCTTCGGCGTGGGCAAGACCACGTTCGTCGGGGCCGTCTCAGAGATCAATCCGCTGCGTACCGAAGCCGTGATGACCTCCGCCTCCGCGGGGATCGACGACCTCACGCACGCGCCGGACAAGACGACCACGACCGTGGCGATGGACTTCGGCCGGATCACCCTGGACCAGGACCTGATCCTGTACCTGTTCGGTACCCCGGGCCAGGACCGCTTCTGGTTCATGTGGGACGACCTCGTCCGCGGCGCCATCGGCGCCGTGGTGCTGGTCGACACCCGCCGCCTCGCCGACTGCTTCCCGGCCGTCGACTACTTCGAGAACAGCGGCCTGCCGTTCGTCATCGCCCTCAACGGCTTCGACGGGCACCAGCCCTACACACCGGACGAGGTGCGTGAGGCGCTGCAAATCGGCCCGGACGCGCCGATCATCACCACCGACGCCCGGCACCGCAGCGAGGCCAAGAGCGCGCTCATCACGCTCGTGGAGCACGCCCTGATGGCCCGCCTGCGCTGA